Part of the Effusibacillus pohliae DSM 22757 genome is shown below.
ATCCTTGCGGCCGGCCATGACCATGCGGAATTGCAGAAGGCTGTCCGGGACGCTCAACAGGAGTACGGAAAAGCGGATTACGAAGGCGCTTTGTCGTTGGCAGCCGCCCTTTCCGGCAAAGACCCGGCAAGCAGCGTCCTTATATTTTCGGACGGCAATTGGGGACTCGACCCGCAACTTTACCCGCGTTTTGCAAGGCAACCGCAGATGATCATGCCGGACAGGAATCTGCAAAATGTCGGGATCAGCCATGCGGCAGCCGCCGTTCAGGCAGACCGTGCGGAACTGGTAGCCACTGTCCGGAATTACAATGAGCAAGCAAGCTCGGCAGAGGTGCAACTGTACGACGAAGCAGGCAAATTGCTGGAAGCGATGGAAGTGGCACTTCCGGCGAACGGAAAACAAGATCTGTTCTGGCGAAATTTGCCTGTTGGTGAATTTTACCGCGTTTCGTTAAAAAATGGTGATGCGCTGGAATTTGACAACGAACGGATCGTCTTGCCGTTGAAAAGCGGTTCGGCAAAAGCGTGGATGACGGGTAACGGCAACCTGTTCCTTGAAAAAGCGTTAAAAATCGGCAGCAACTTGACGGTGGAGCGCGGAACGGATTCGGATGCTGCCCCGTCTTCCGCCAACCTTTATGTGTACGATGGTGTCTTACCGGATCGATGGCCAAACGGATCGGTGCTGCTGGTCAATCCGCCTGCGGGTGCCGGTATCGTAAAGACAGGTGACCTGTTGGAGCCGGGCAAGCTGCAGATTGTCGACTCGCAGTCTCCGTTGCTCCAGTATGTTGAACTGGATCGGCTGCACCTGAAAGCCGTACGGCAGGTGGAGTCGGTTTCCTGGCTGAAGCCGATCGCATACAGCGGAAACACTCCGCTCCTTCTCACGGGGGAACTGAATGGTCGCAGGATCGCGATCCTGCCGTTCGATCTGCACCAGTCAGACTTGCCGCTGCTGCCCGCTTTTCCGATTCTGGTGAAACATCTGAAAGACTACTTGCTTCCCTCCGGCGGCAATTTGTTGGGGCAAGCAACTGTCGGAGAACGAGTTGCTTTGTTGCCTCCCATTCGCGAGGAAGAGTGGAGCGTAACGGATCCTTACGGCAAGTCCCACAAGGTGGAAAAGAGCATGATCGAGCAGGGTTTCGTGCCGGAATCGCCAGGACTGTATCGCTTTCAGAGCCATGACAAACGGGAAGTAAAACTGCTCGCCGTTTCATCTCCGGTTGAAGAGTCGAACGTCACTCCCGTCAAAGTCGCACTGCCAAGCGGCAGTGAGCAGGCCGAGGGCGAGCAACAAAACGCACAGCAAAAATTGGGACAGACGGAAATCTGGAGGTACTTCGCTCTGGCACTTCTGTTCCTGCTTTATGTCGAATGGGGGGTGTATAAACGTGGGTATTGAGTTCGCGCACCCCTGGTGGTTATTGCTTTTGCTGCCGTCCGCCTATGCAATGTATTGGTGGTACACGGACGAGCGACGATTGGACGGGGTCCGGAAAAAAACGGTTGCCGTCTTGCGAAGCCTGATCTTTTTGTTGGTGATTCTCGCGGTGGCCGGTACTTCCTTGAAAGCCCCGATTCAAAAGCAACAAACGGTGTTTGTTGTCGATGAATCAAAAAGCGTCGGCAGTCTGAAACAGGCTGTGCAATGGATTGAACAGGCGGTCGGCCAGAAGACGGAGCAGGACGGATTTGCCGTGGTAGGAGTGGGGGAGAAACCGTCAGTGGAGTATCCTCTTACTCTGAACGGGAACGCCGCTGTCGAGTTGAACGGTGTAAAAAATCAGAACTTTACCAACCTTGCTGCCGGGCTTCGCCTGGCTGGCGGATTGGCGGATACAGAATTCAAAACACGCGTGGTGTTGCTTTCGGACGGCGAACAAAATATCGGGGACGCGGTAAAGGAAGCGTCGTATCTGAAAGAACGCGGCATTCGCGTGGATGTGGTGAAATTGCAGCGGGAAATTGGGGCGGAAGTCCTGCTCAAATCCGCTTCGGTTCCGACCACCCTGTATCAGGGAGAGAAATTTGCGCTGAACGCCGTTTTAGAAAGTACCGTAACGACAACTGCACAATTGCGCATCTATGAGGATAATCATCCGATCGCAACCGTGTCTGTGCAGGTGCAAAAAGGCGAGACACGGCTGTCGCTTCCGCTGCAGGCGGACAGACCGGGTTTTCATCGGTATCGAGTGGAAATTCAACCTGCTGAGGATACGGAAGCGGTCAATAACACCGTATACGCGTATGGAGAAGTTGCGGGGCGCCCATCCGTGCTGATTGTCGAAGGCAAGCCGGGGGAGGCCGAGTGGTTGCGGCAGTCGCTGGATGCCGGCCATTTTCCCTATGAAATCAGGCAGCCGCAAACGATGCCCAGTGCTTTGGAAGAGTTGCGGCGGTACTCCGCGATTGTACTCGCGAACGTGTCGGGCACAGATTTGCCCGCATCGATTCAGCAACAAATCGAGATCGCGGTGCGCGATTTTGGCGTAGGACTGTTAATGACGGGGGGAGAAGATTCCTTTGGGCTGGGAGGATATTTTAACACACCGGTCGAAAAAGCGCTTCCCGTTTACATGGACCTGCGGAATCAACGGGAGATTCCTTCATTGGGATTGATGCTGGTGATCGACCGTTCGGGTTCCATGGGTGTGCAAAAAATGGAACTGGCAAAAGAGGCGGGCCGCCGTGCGATTGCGATGTTAAGCGCCCAAGACACGGTTGGCGTGGTCGCTTTTGATTCTGCGCCGTGGTGGGTGATCGAACCGACGAATGTGAACGATCCCAAATCTTTGCAGGACAAAATCTCGGGCATCAATGCCGGCGGAGGCACGGATATTTATCCCGCTCTGGCGGAAGCATTCGATAGACTGCAGAATGTGAAAGCGAAGCGCAAACATATGATCCTGCTTACGGACGGACAATCGCCAAATGGGGATTATGACGGACTAACGGCCAAAATGCGGGAAAAAGGAATCACCATGTCGACGGTGGCGGTGGGAACCGATGCGGACCAGAATTTGTTGCGGAGTCTGGCAGAAAAAGCAAAGGGCCGCTTCTATCAAACTACGGACAGCCAAAACGTCCCGCAGATTTTCAGCAAGGAAACGGCGATGGCAGGCAAAACGTTTATCCAGGATCAGCCATTTACTCCGGAGATCGGGCAAGCCGCCGACCTGCGGCCGCTTTTTGCGAAAGGGCTGCCGCAGATCAACGCGCAGGTTGCAACAACTGCAAAGGAGACGGCCGATGTGGTGCTTGCAAATCCGCAAGGACTACCTCTGTTGGCTCGATGGCAATATGGGCTCGGTCGGGCGGCAGCCTGGACGAGCGACGCAAAAGGGATGTGGGCCAACCAATGGGCCGCATGGGACGGTTCCAGCCCATTTTGGAACCAGTTGCTGACTTGGCTGCTGCCGCAGTATCGCACGAACGCATTTGATATACGCCCGACTGTCGCGGAAGGTCAAGGGCAGTTCACAGTCAATCTCAAACAACAGGTAAAGGATGGGGCCATATTGAAAGCGGAAGTGATCGGTCCCGACCTGCAGCGGCAGGAGGTGCAGTTGCTGCTGCGAGCGCCTGGACAGTATGCAGCGAACTTCCGGGCTGATAGGCCGGGCACGTACATGATCACTGTAACAGAAGAACAGGGCGGTAATGTGTTGGCATCGGCGTCTACCGGCATTGCGGTTGCCTATTCTCCGGAATACGCTCTGCCCAAGGACGGTGACCGGGTGTTGCAATCGATCGCCCAGACAGGCGGCGGTCAAGTCCTCACCGAGCCGTCGGCGGCGTATGCGGACAATCTGCCGGCAAAATGGAAACATCGCGATATTTCCCTGCTGCTGTTGCTGCTTGCGGCATGTTTATGGCCAATGGATGTGGCATTCCGCCGTGTAAGTTTGCCGTGGGAGCGGGTGAGATTGTGGTGGGCTTCCCGGTTTGGCGGGAAAGTGTTGCAGCCGGCTATGGCTCAAACAGCGGGCTCCTTGCGCAGGCTGAGAGCAAAAACGGTAAATGCCACCGAGCGGCGTGTGGGAAATCGGCCGCCCGATTGGAACGATTCCTCCAGACTGGTGCATGCCTCCCCAGCCGCCGGGGAAATTCAGCAATCTCAGGCAGTGCCGAACCCCCCCGCTGCACAGCAAGAGCAACCGTCAACTGTATCCCGGCTGTTGGAGAAAAAACGGAAGAGGTGAAAAAATGGTCGAAGCCGCGATCCACGGCTTTGTGCTTGCTTTGGGTCTGATTTTGCCGCTTGGTGTGCAGAACGTGTTTGTGTTTAACCAGGGGGCGCTGCACCGGCGTTTTGTCGCAGCCTTGCCGGCCGTTCTCACTGCGTCGGTCTGTGACATGATTTTAATCTCATTGGCGGTTTTGGGAGTGTCGGTCGTTGTCCTCGGTTCCGTTTGGGTGAAAACGGTGCTACTTGGCGCAGGGCTGCTCTTTTTGCTGTATATGGGCTGGGTAACGTGGCACAGCACGCCCGGTGCCAATGGAAACGAGGCGGCTCGGACGTTCACTCCCCGCAAACAGGTCGCGTTCGCCGCGTCCGTTTCGCTGCTCAATCCGCATGCGATCATGGATACGGTTGGAGTAATCGGCACCAGTTCGCTTGGCTATGCGGGCGTTGAAAAATTGGTCTTTTCGGTGACCTGCATTGCGGTTTCCTGGATTTGGTTCGCCGGGCTGGCATTGGCTGGACGAATCACCGGCGAATTGGACAAATCAGGGCGGTTTATGACGATCCTCAACAAACTATCGGCGATTGTGATGTGGGGAGCGGCTGTCTACATCGGCCGGATGTTGTTCGCATGACGGGTCCGGTAAGTTGTCACCTTTGGCAAGTTGTGCTACAATTGGCACGCTTATTCTAGTCCGAGTAAAGGTTTGGTAAGAAGGTGACACGATGTTGTACGTATGGGCGGCGCTGGTGACAGCGCTCGATCAATTCACGAAATTCCTGGTGAAGACCTATATGACAGAGGGGGAGTCGATCCCGGTTTTGGGCGACTTCTTGCGCATCACATCGCATCGCAATCCGGGGGCCGCCTGGGGGATTCTGGCGGGGCAGCGGTGGCTGTTTATCGTCATTTCGATCGCGGTGATCATTGGGGTCGCGTATTACGCGCGCCGGGTAAAAAGCGGGCTGGTTCGCGCCGCGTTGCCGCTCTTGCTGGGCGGGGCGGTCGGCAATCTGATCGATCGTATTCTGTATGGGGAAGTGGTCGATTTTTTCGATGTGCGGATCATTCACTATCCGATTTTCAACGTGGCCGACTCGGCTATCGTGATTGCGGTAGGGCTGATTTTGCTGGACGCGTGGAACGAGTACCGGCGTGAGCGGGTGAACCAAGCATGAGCGACCTGTTGGACAGGGAATTGGACGAGCACTTAGCGGCGGAATCGATCAGCTTCCTGATCCAGGAGGAAGCGGCCGGGGAGCGGATCGACCGGTTTTTGGCGGAGCGGATCGGCGATTTGTCGCGCTCCCAGATTCAGGGACTGATCGAAAATGGCTTTGTTCTGGTACATGACAAACAGGTAAAGTCAAATTACAAACTGCGGGCTGGCGACGAGGTACTGGTGAGCCTGCCGGAACCGGAGCCGACCGAAGTGCAGCCGGAAAACATTCCGCTCGATATTGTCTATGAAGATCAGGATGTGATCGTCGTCAACAAACCGCGGGGGATGGTGGTGCACCCAGCGGCCGGCCATATGCGGGGCACCCTGGTGAACGCGTTGCTCTACCACTGCAAGGATTTGTCGGGGATCAACGGGGTGCTGCGGCCGGGAATCGTGCATCGGATCGACAAAGACACGTCCGGCTTGCTGGTGGCGGCGAAAAATGACCAGGCCCACCAGAGCTTGGCTGAACAGCTGAAGAAGCATACAGTGACCCGCAAGTATATCGCGATCGTGCATGGAGTGGTCAACCACGATCTGGGGACGATCGACGCTCCGATCGGCCGTCACCCGGTGCACCGGTTAAAAATGGCGGTGGTGAAGAGCGGCGGCCGCCATGCGGTGACCCATTTTGCCGTGTTGGAGCGGTTCAAGCGATATACGCTGCTAGAATGCAGGCTGGAAACGGGCCGCACCCACCAAATCCGCGTTCATATGGAATTCATCGGCCACCCGTTGGCAGGAGATCCCGTCTACGGACCGAAACGGACGCTTGACATCGACGGACAGGCCCTGCACGCCCAGGTGTTGGGGTTTGACCATCCGCGCACCGGTGAATATATGGAGTTTCGGACCAACATTCCGGATGATATGGCGAGGTTGATCGAAGAGCTTCGAAAGGAAGAGGACTGATGCGAAACTCGGAACAACAACTCGGACAAAACCGCTTGACCGGCCCCGGCGGATTTTGATATTCTACTGGAGACAAATGAGTTCCTTTAAACTGATCCCGTGAGGTCGGTAAGGAGAGCGGAACATTGTCTGAGTCAAGCGGCGAGTTGAGTTTGGCACTGCGGCCCCGGCGCACCATGTACGCGGGTCTGCATGACAGCCACAACGTCAATCCAACTCCTGCGGCGGCAGACTGGAAAGCTTCTTACCTGACGGGTAGGAAGTTTTTTTTGTGTCCGGATAGTGGAACTCACGCAGACGAACACTGTTGACAAGGGGGGAAGCCGTCAATGAACGTCAAGGTGAAGACGCAGCTGCTCGACGAGCAGGCGATTCGGCGTGCGTTGACGCGAATCGCGCACGAGATCGTGGAAAAAAACAAAGGGATCGAAGACATCGTACTGGTCGGCATCAAAACGCGCGGCATCTATCTGGCGAAGCGGCTGGCCGAACGGATTGAGTCGATCGAAGGGAAGCGGGTACCGGTGGGTTCGATCGACATCACCCTGTACCGCGACGACCTGCAGGAAAAAGCGGAGCAACCGCAGATCCAAGGGCACGCAATCCCGGTGTCGATCAAGGAAAAAAAAGTGGTGCTGGTCGACGACGTTCTCTACACGGGACGCACGGTCCGGGCGGCGCTGGACGCGCTGATCGATTTCGGACGCCCGAAACGGATCCAGCTGGCGGTGTTAATTGACCGGGGGCACCGGGAACTGCCGATCCGGCCCGATTATGTAGGCAAAAATGTGCCGACTTCGCAAAGCGAACTGGTCGCCGTGCACGTACAGGAAATTGACGGAGAAGACAAAGTGATCCTGCTGGAACGGATCGGGGAGGAGTAACGACATGGGACAGCAACGAGTGATTGATGTGCAGGAAAAGATGCCCATTTTGCAAGGATTGCCGCTTTCCCTGCAGCATCTGTTCGCGATGTTCGGGGCGACCGTACTGGTGCCTTTCCTGACCGGGCTGAATCCGGCGGTCGCACTGCTTTCCAGCGGCATTGGTACGCTGCTTTACATCTTCTTGACGAAAGGGCAAATTCCCGGCTATCTCGGCTCATCGTTCGCCTTCATCGGTCCGATCATTGCCGTAGCGAAAGCGCAAGGGGTTGGAGCCGCCCTGTTCGGCTGCTTTTTGTCGGGGATCGTCTATATCTTGGTGGCGGCGATTGTCGCCCGGTTCGGGGTTCGTTGGCTGCAGCGCCTGCTGCCGCCAGTGGTGGTCGGTTCGATCGTGATTGTGATCGGACTGGGGCTTGCCAGCACGGCGGTGAAGATGGCCAGCGAGAATCTGCTGGTCGCATTTGTGGCACTCGGGATCGCGGTTGCGGCATCCGCATTTTTCCGCGGGTTCCTGGGCGTGATTCCGGTGCTGATCGGCATTATCGGCGGCTACGTGTTCGCGGCGCTGTTGGGTGTGGTCGATTTCACGAAGGTTGGGCAGGCTGCCTGGTTTTCCGTCCCGTTGTTCACCGCGCCGCAGTTCTCGTGGGCGGCCGTCTGGATGATTGCACCGGTGGCGCTGGTGACGATCGCGGAACACATCGGCCACCTGCTGGTAACGGAAAATATCGTCGGCCGCAATCTGATGGAAAAACCGGGGCTGCACCGGTCGCTGTTGGGTGACGGGGTGGCGACGGCGGTAGCCGGCCTGATCGGCGGCCCGCCGACCACCACCTACGGCGAAAATATCGGCGTCATGGCGATCACCCGCGTCTACTCGGTGTGGGTGATCGGCGGTGCGGCTGTGTTCGCGATTGCGTTCGCGTTCATCGGCAAGCTGAACGCGCTGATCTCTTCGATCCCGGTGGCGGTGATGGGCGGGATCACCATCCTGCTGTTCGGCATCATCGCGTCGGCCGGGCTGCGGATGCTGGTGGAATCGGGAATCGACTACAGCAGCAAGCGGAATCTGATTATCTCCAGCGTGATCCTGGTGATTGGTGTCGGCGGCATGGTGGTACATGTCGGCAGCCTGTCGGTCGAGAGCATGGCGCTCGCCACCTTCGTCGGCATTTTGCTGAACCTGATCTTGCCGGATCTGAAAGAGGAAACAACTGAATCAGGAAGCGCCTTTAAACCGGCCCCGTGAGGCAGGTAAGGTGCGGATGGCGACGTTTCAGGCGGAATGCGGCATTCTGTCTGGCGCGGCTGCGTGCGCATCGGCTCCTGCCACCGGGCAGGGGCCGTTTTTGTGGGAAATGCAAAAGGAATTTGCAGAACGTGCAACGTACAACAGATGATCCGGCGAACAGACACAACCGGATGCAAGGAGGGCTTTGGATGGATCGTCACATACTTGGGGCGAAACAGTTTGACCGCAGCGGTTTGGAGTCTATCCTGTCGGCCGCACGGGCGATGGAGCAGGTGGCGCGGAGCGGGGGCAGCCAGTTGCTGGCCGGAAAAATCATGGCCTCCCTGTTTTTTGAGCCGAGCACGCGGACCCGGTTTTCGTTCGAATCGGCGATGACCCGCCTGGGCGGCCAGGTGATTTCGACCGAAAACGCCTCCCAATTTTCCTCGGCGATCAAAGGGGAAACGCTGGAGGATACGATCCGCGTGATCTCCTCCTACGCCGACGTGATCGTGATGCGCCACTACGAAATCGGAGCGGCCGCACGGGCGGCTCACGTGTCGACAGTGCCGATCCTGAACGCCGGCGACGGGGCGGGCGAACACCCGACCCAGGCGCTCTTGGACCTGTATACGATCGAAAAAGAGCTCGGTTCGATCGACGGTATCTCAATTGCGATGGTGGGCGATCTCACCTACGGGCGGACCGTCCATTCGCTCGCCTACGTACTGGCCAATTTTCGCGATGTGACGATCTGGTTCACGGCGCCTGAGAACACGCCGATTCCGCAAACCGTGAAGGAGTATCTGGATGAAAAAGGCGTCCGCTACTACGAGGAATCGGATCTCCGCCAGGTGGCGGAACGGGTCGATGTGCTCTACCAGACGCGGGTGCAGAAAGAGCGGTTCCCGTCACAAGAAGAATATGAGAAAGCGGCGGGCCGGTATATCGTCGACAAGGAACTGATGGACCGGATGAAACGGACCAGCATTGTCATGCACCCGCTGCCGCGGGCGGGAGAAATCACCCCCGAATGCGATGCCGACCCGCGCGCCGCTTATTTCCGGCAAGCGGAAAACGGGGTGTACGTGCGGATGGCGCTGCTCGCGCA
Proteins encoded:
- a CDS encoding VWA domain-containing protein; translated protein: MKLLSPWMLSFLVTLPLIVLLYLLKRTYEPRTVPSILLWQKFLREMEANRPWQKLRRNILLLLQLLAALIFAVALARPAINGSGPLATHTIAVLDLSASMAAQSDGQTQLEKSKKQLQEWIGQLAPNQRMTLIAMAKEARILAAGHDHAELQKAVRDAQQEYGKADYEGALSLAAALSGKDPASSVLIFSDGNWGLDPQLYPRFARQPQMIMPDRNLQNVGISHAAAAVQADRAELVATVRNYNEQASSAEVQLYDEAGKLLEAMEVALPANGKQDLFWRNLPVGEFYRVSLKNGDALEFDNERIVLPLKSGSAKAWMTGNGNLFLEKALKIGSNLTVERGTDSDAAPSSANLYVYDGVLPDRWPNGSVLLVNPPAGAGIVKTGDLLEPGKLQIVDSQSPLLQYVELDRLHLKAVRQVESVSWLKPIAYSGNTPLLLTGELNGRRIAILPFDLHQSDLPLLPAFPILVKHLKDYLLPSGGNLLGQATVGERVALLPPIREEEWSVTDPYGKSHKVEKSMIEQGFVPESPGLYRFQSHDKREVKLLAVSSPVEESNVTPVKVALPSGSEQAEGEQQNAQQKLGQTEIWRYFALALLFLLYVEWGVYKRGY
- a CDS encoding VWA domain-containing protein, producing MGIEFAHPWWLLLLLPSAYAMYWWYTDERRLDGVRKKTVAVLRSLIFLLVILAVAGTSLKAPIQKQQTVFVVDESKSVGSLKQAVQWIEQAVGQKTEQDGFAVVGVGEKPSVEYPLTLNGNAAVELNGVKNQNFTNLAAGLRLAGGLADTEFKTRVVLLSDGEQNIGDAVKEASYLKERGIRVDVVKLQREIGAEVLLKSASVPTTLYQGEKFALNAVLESTVTTTAQLRIYEDNHPIATVSVQVQKGETRLSLPLQADRPGFHRYRVEIQPAEDTEAVNNTVYAYGEVAGRPSVLIVEGKPGEAEWLRQSLDAGHFPYEIRQPQTMPSALEELRRYSAIVLANVSGTDLPASIQQQIEIAVRDFGVGLLMTGGEDSFGLGGYFNTPVEKALPVYMDLRNQREIPSLGLMLVIDRSGSMGVQKMELAKEAGRRAIAMLSAQDTVGVVAFDSAPWWVIEPTNVNDPKSLQDKISGINAGGGTDIYPALAEAFDRLQNVKAKRKHMILLTDGQSPNGDYDGLTAKMREKGITMSTVAVGTDADQNLLRSLAEKAKGRFYQTTDSQNVPQIFSKETAMAGKTFIQDQPFTPEIGQAADLRPLFAKGLPQINAQVATTAKETADVVLANPQGLPLLARWQYGLGRAAAWTSDAKGMWANQWAAWDGSSPFWNQLLTWLLPQYRTNAFDIRPTVAEGQGQFTVNLKQQVKDGAILKAEVIGPDLQRQEVQLLLRAPGQYAANFRADRPGTYMITVTEEQGGNVLASASTGIAVAYSPEYALPKDGDRVLQSIAQTGGGQVLTEPSAAYADNLPAKWKHRDISLLLLLLAACLWPMDVAFRRVSLPWERVRLWWASRFGGKVLQPAMAQTAGSLRRLRAKTVNATERRVGNRPPDWNDSSRLVHASPAAGEIQQSQAVPNPPAAQQEQPSTVSRLLEKKRKR
- a CDS encoding LysE/ArgO family amino acid transporter produces the protein MVEAAIHGFVLALGLILPLGVQNVFVFNQGALHRRFVAALPAVLTASVCDMILISLAVLGVSVVVLGSVWVKTVLLGAGLLFLLYMGWVTWHSTPGANGNEAARTFTPRKQVAFAASVSLLNPHAIMDTVGVIGTSSLGYAGVEKLVFSVTCIAVSWIWFAGLALAGRITGELDKSGRFMTILNKLSAIVMWGAAVYIGRMLFA
- the lspA gene encoding signal peptidase II, with product MLYVWAALVTALDQFTKFLVKTYMTEGESIPVLGDFLRITSHRNPGAAWGILAGQRWLFIVISIAVIIGVAYYARRVKSGLVRAALPLLLGGAVGNLIDRILYGEVVDFFDVRIIHYPIFNVADSAIVIAVGLILLDAWNEYRRERVNQA
- a CDS encoding RluA family pseudouridine synthase — its product is MSDLLDRELDEHLAAESISFLIQEEAAGERIDRFLAERIGDLSRSQIQGLIENGFVLVHDKQVKSNYKLRAGDEVLVSLPEPEPTEVQPENIPLDIVYEDQDVIVVNKPRGMVVHPAAGHMRGTLVNALLYHCKDLSGINGVLRPGIVHRIDKDTSGLLVAAKNDQAHQSLAEQLKKHTVTRKYIAIVHGVVNHDLGTIDAPIGRHPVHRLKMAVVKSGGRHAVTHFAVLERFKRYTLLECRLETGRTHQIRVHMEFIGHPLAGDPVYGPKRTLDIDGQALHAQVLGFDHPRTGEYMEFRTNIPDDMARLIEELRKEED
- the pyrR gene encoding bifunctional pyr operon transcriptional regulator/uracil phosphoribosyltransferase PyrR is translated as MNVKVKTQLLDEQAIRRALTRIAHEIVEKNKGIEDIVLVGIKTRGIYLAKRLAERIESIEGKRVPVGSIDITLYRDDLQEKAEQPQIQGHAIPVSIKEKKVVLVDDVLYTGRTVRAALDALIDFGRPKRIQLAVLIDRGHRELPIRPDYVGKNVPTSQSELVAVHVQEIDGEDKVILLERIGEE
- the uraA gene encoding uracil permease, with translation MGQQRVIDVQEKMPILQGLPLSLQHLFAMFGATVLVPFLTGLNPAVALLSSGIGTLLYIFLTKGQIPGYLGSSFAFIGPIIAVAKAQGVGAALFGCFLSGIVYILVAAIVARFGVRWLQRLLPPVVVGSIVIVIGLGLASTAVKMASENLLVAFVALGIAVAASAFFRGFLGVIPVLIGIIGGYVFAALLGVVDFTKVGQAAWFSVPLFTAPQFSWAAVWMIAPVALVTIAEHIGHLLVTENIVGRNLMEKPGLHRSLLGDGVATAVAGLIGGPPTTTYGENIGVMAITRVYSVWVIGGAAVFAIAFAFIGKLNALISSIPVAVMGGITILLFGIIASAGLRMLVESGIDYSSKRNLIISSVILVIGVGGMVVHVGSLSVESMALATFVGILLNLILPDLKEETTESGSAFKPAP
- the pyrB gene encoding aspartate carbamoyltransferase → MDRHILGAKQFDRSGLESILSAARAMEQVARSGGSQLLAGKIMASLFFEPSTRTRFSFESAMTRLGGQVISTENASQFSSAIKGETLEDTIRVISSYADVIVMRHYEIGAAARAAHVSTVPILNAGDGAGEHPTQALLDLYTIEKELGSIDGISIAMVGDLTYGRTVHSLAYVLANFRDVTIWFTAPENTPIPQTVKEYLDEKGVRYYEESDLRQVAERVDVLYQTRVQKERFPSQEEYEKAAGRYIVDKELMDRMKRTSIVMHPLPRAGEITPECDADPRAAYFRQAENGVYVRMALLAQALGENQAKE